One stretch of Daphnia pulicaria isolate SC F1-1A chromosome 8, SC_F0-13Bv2, whole genome shotgun sequence DNA includes these proteins:
- the LOC124312687 gene encoding DNA-directed RNA polymerase I subunit RPA49-like: MSSVVIDEIRVADRGKKLEPLQIQFSHCQSPLKPEGLKNIKSGIYSDSEFKNEYVAICQVDNQRYMGGTKGQNQKESQMLYIALRNRVTSKVKLVEISKVSLSPVVQYPPTTNPVLIDDGSSNMEKQFVHRFGMLKGQRMYDQAERLTVKAENVKANLENAAIGTAIQDSELVVPKSSDSYETMLPPRNTDTKLPSQVYQIENIVSENDMTALEGITLKLMADESDPDTQEKFKEFSVYFTKEFSRLMKSSHLNKEEKLRCLKALLYTECLIKCSAIKKKSITRDLLDQSLPTSIPDSVRKSIKDKFVEGWTLSKMSRDKIICHAIALALAVGSCSVDAESFSSSLKLDVQSLENLIRVVGARTDKDKSNGASKIVLKIPLTLPPQKRGQMKRKERR, encoded by the exons ATGTCTTCTGTTGTTATTGATGAAATTAGAGTAGCTGACCGAGGAAAGAAGTTGGAGCCTTTGCAAA ttCAGTTCTCACACTGCCAGTCTCCTTTGAAACCTGAGGGTCTTAAGAATATAAAATCAGGGATTTATTCAGACAgtgaattcaaaaatgaatatgttgccatttgtcAAGTTGACAATCAGCGATACATGGGTGGCACCAAAGGACAAAACCAGAAAGAAAGTCAAATGTTGTACATTGCATTAAGAAATAGAGTGACAAGCAAG GTTAAGCTAGTGGagatttcaaaagtttcatTATCTCCAGTTGTACAATATCCCCCCACTACTAACCCTGTTTTGATTGATGATGGGAGTTCCAATatggaaaaacaatttgtcCATAGGTTTGGTATGCTTAAAGGTCAAAGAATG TATGATCAAGCTGAACGTCTTACAGTGAAAGCTGAAAATGTGAAAGCAAATCTAGAAAATGCTGCTATTGGTACAGCTATACAAGATAGTGAATTGGTTGTTCCCAAAAGTTCAGATTCTTATGAAACAATGTTACCACCAAGAAATACAGATACAAAATTG CCTAGTCAAGTGTATCAGATTGAAAACATTGTTTCTGAAAATGACATGACAGCTTTGGAAGGAATCACACTAAAGCTGATGGCTGATGAGTCTGATCCTGATACACAGGAAAAATTCAAGGAGTTTTCTGTTTATTTCACTAAAGAGTTCAGCCGCTTAATGAAGTCAAGTCACctcaacaaagaagaaaaattgcgaTGTTTGAAAGCACTTCTATACACTGAGTGTCTCATAAAATGTTCTGCAATTAAGAAGAAATCAATTACCCGTGATCTTTTAGATCAAAGTCTACCAACATCAATCCCGGACAGTGTGAGAAAAAGTATTAAGGACAAATTTGTAGAAGGCTG GACCTTATCCAAGATGAGTAGAGATAAAATCATTTGCCATGCAATAG caCTCGCGCTTGCTGTAGGTAGTTGCAGCGTTGATGCTGAAAGCTTCAGTTCCAGTTTGAAACTCGATGTGCAGTC CCTTGAAAACTTGATTCGGGTGGTTGGCGCTCGAACAGATAAGGATAAATCTAACGGAGCCTCCAAGATTGTTCTCAAAATTCCTCTGACTTTACCTCCTCAGAAGAGGGGtcagatgaaaagaaaagaaagaagataa
- the LOC124312688 gene encoding uncharacterized protein LOC124312688, with amino-acid sequence MDHITQLNAEATTPTTIRRTRGALADLSRQLIAVSLLTTPNNQMPSSMDTPTSSPEEMVIKLRGQKNPVTWSPLSLNEVRKLSHYEVTPTKDATPTRVMLGLRCSPRKRLQLNETGETISMSPPEKMRKLSSSSNRKPIKLEDDPVPLDLVLNGLSRSQLISVIQNLATINEEVKQKLESLLPEPDLQPMLDELSYLKKNIFKSLPNCRLSSKTDSAAYNKTSVHLSAFKKRLLDYCKQLVESRQWKSVVEFTLNAWNLVKATPIWDNAQHNSVRKQCFKSLSTNCLKALKSADGELEWRHEIKKRLERLRGDSDDLDMCIAYLDTADG; translated from the exons ATGGACCACATAACTCAATTAAATGCTGAAGCAACAACTCCAACTACCATTAGACGAACAAGAGGAGCGCTAGCAGACTTGTCTCGCCAATTGATTGCAGTTTCTTTGCTTACCACCCCCAATAACCAGATGCCAAGTTCAATGGATACTCCTACCTCATCTCCTGAAGAAATGGTTATAAAACTTAGAGGCCAAAAAAACCCTGTCACTTGGAGCCCATTGTCACTTAACGAAGTTAGAAAACTTTCCCACTATGAAGTAACACCAACTAAAG ATGCAACACCTACACGTGTTATGCTTGGATTAAGATGTAGTCCCAGGAAAAGGCTCCAATTGAATGAAACTGGAGAGACCATATCTATGTCTCCACctgaaaaaatgagaaag ctttcatcatcatcaaacagAAAACCAATAAAGTTAGAAGACGATCCTGTGCCATTAGATCTTGTTCTTAATGGATTGTCTCGTTCTCAGCTCATTAGCGTTATTCAGAATCTGGCAACAATAAACGAAGAAGTCAAACAA AAACTAGAGTCTTTACTCCCAGAACCAGACCTGCAACCCATGTTGGATGAACTAtcatatttaaagaaaaatatttttaaatctttaccGAATTGTCGATTGTCGTCCAAAACGGATTCCGCCGCTTACAACAAAACATCAGTTCATCTTTCGGCTTTTAAG AAACGTCTCTTGGATTACTGTAAGCAGCTAGTAGAAAGTAGACAATGGAAAAGTGTTGTTGAGTTTACGTTGAATGCTTGGAATCTTGTAAAAGCTACTCCTATATGGGATAACGCACAACATAATTCTGTAAGAAAACAATGTTTCAAATCTCTTAGTACCAATTGCTTGAAAGCTCTGAAGAGCGCTGATGGAGAATTAGAATGGAggcatgaaataaaaaaacg actCGAGCGTTTACGAGGTGATAGCGACGATCTCGACATGTGCATTGCCTATCTTGATACAGCTGATGGATAA